One segment of Aquimarina sp. BL5 DNA contains the following:
- a CDS encoding NAD(P)H-binding protein, which produces MNKQISILGTGWLGLPLAKALLKEKYIIKGSTTSEDKLTNLKDVGIHPSLIKVKESGPKGSIDSFLEGSEILIINIPPGLRRNPESNFVDKIRNLMPFIAKSTIKKTLFISSTSVFADQEEFPLITSETIPNASSNAGKQLIQTEQVLRDNPNFETTILRFAGLFDARRHPASMLSKRKNIKNPQAPVNLIHREDCIGIIKRIIEVDHWNDTFNASYPEHPPKAEYYSTICKQMGLKIPDYDYETSSKGKVIDSNNLQNELEYSFTHSLGISTK; this is translated from the coding sequence ATGAACAAACAAATTAGTATCCTAGGTACGGGATGGTTAGGACTACCATTAGCTAAAGCTTTACTAAAAGAAAAATATATCATTAAAGGTTCTACAACCTCTGAGGATAAATTAACTAATCTAAAAGATGTAGGCATCCATCCATCTCTTATTAAAGTTAAAGAAAGTGGTCCCAAAGGTTCTATAGATTCATTTTTAGAAGGAAGTGAGATTCTTATAATTAATATTCCTCCGGGACTAAGAAGAAACCCAGAAAGCAATTTCGTAGATAAAATTCGAAATTTGATGCCATTCATAGCAAAATCAACCATCAAAAAGACACTTTTTATTAGTTCAACTTCTGTTTTTGCAGATCAGGAAGAATTTCCTTTGATTACATCAGAAACTATCCCCAATGCATCTTCAAACGCAGGAAAACAATTAATACAAACGGAACAGGTTCTGCGAGATAATCCAAATTTTGAAACTACTATACTACGTTTTGCTGGTTTGTTTGATGCCCGAAGACATCCTGCAAGTATGCTTTCGAAAAGAAAAAATATCAAAAATCCACAGGCACCAGTAAATCTAATTCATAGAGAAGATTGTATAGGCATTATTAAAAGAATAATAGAAGTAGATCACTGGAATGATACTTTTAACGCATCCTATCCAGAACATCCGCCAAAAGCTGAATACTATAGTACAATCTGCAAACAAATGGGACTAAAAATCCCCGATTATGATTATGAAACTTCTTCTAAAGGAAAGGTGATTGATAGTAACAATTTACAAAATGAATTAGAATATAGTTTCACTCATAGCTTAGGCATATCTACTAAATAA
- a CDS encoding T9SS type A sorting domain-containing protein: protein MKLNYSNAKGFKKRISFVSIILLSVCITSVYSQNKVGDPGVTFDPSKYDSRYPQMKKWETAGVRGGIPFMNDLRIVKTLNNGDNSIAINKAINDASKESGLVAVLLKNGSYTINQQISMKSNVCLIGETRNGVKCVIKMNRGSAFYFNQVRKSGIYNLTIQGSWGKPKYPWNYSLNANDELPNNDNISVKFRKSSDCWLDKVNIYDSAKDPVRVPSNHITLRDLKVDGAHKKAGGAQGYFFIQGAYNLITGCEITHLRHISLQGGNVEYNVVYDNDFRQEVSFHSGDNGNNLIENNRITLPKDMPNSKADTPNAPYNNNQEPNYYAIMGPWSTQHQNSNHPNFVFKNQCKEENHNGTTPWSNPSILYKGPRKVKPANPATNFPALPTSQTPSGGTLYPVMIEDSNPQNEIPIVSFINPNQDAQFDPGTSLKPIVNAIDTDGTISNVKLYLNNELIREEKYAPYEWGHISDRDSQLKNLQEGTYTLKAIATDNEGGVQEAIINIKIGSNSTAPIGQLIWLKSIINNRYVVAEQKLPNAPLEADRKALGSWEKFTVIDAGNDLIALQSLPNKKYISADKIIANTYPLVADKSIINSAEKFEWIDLGDNRVALKANINGKYVQSRQNQNDSPLYARGNVIAGWETFTWGITSKKENDPSTNESIQIYPNPAKDYISVVGLTTGDYISIYDLKGKLIRTVIAKETDEQLEVSELSKGMYIVSIFGGAKLRFLKK, encoded by the coding sequence ATGAAATTAAACTATTCAAATGCTAAAGGATTCAAAAAACGGATATCCTTTGTCTCAATCATACTTCTATCTGTTTGCATAACATCTGTATACTCTCAAAATAAGGTTGGAGACCCTGGAGTCACCTTCGACCCAAGTAAATATGACAGTAGATATCCGCAAATGAAAAAATGGGAAACTGCTGGAGTAAGAGGAGGCATCCCTTTTATGAATGATCTAAGAATTGTAAAAACTCTTAATAACGGCGACAATAGTATTGCAATCAATAAAGCAATTAATGATGCTTCAAAAGAATCTGGTTTAGTAGCTGTTTTATTAAAAAATGGGAGCTATACTATCAACCAACAAATATCTATGAAATCCAATGTTTGTCTTATAGGTGAAACCAGAAATGGAGTAAAATGTGTTATTAAAATGAACAGAGGAAGCGCTTTCTATTTTAATCAAGTGCGTAAAAGTGGTATATACAATTTAACTATTCAAGGTAGTTGGGGAAAACCAAAATACCCATGGAATTATAGTTTAAATGCCAATGACGAACTACCTAATAATGATAACATTTCTGTAAAGTTTAGAAAGTCTTCTGATTGTTGGTTAGATAAAGTAAATATTTATGATTCTGCAAAAGATCCTGTTAGGGTTCCTTCTAATCATATTACGCTACGAGATCTTAAAGTGGATGGAGCTCATAAAAAAGCAGGAGGTGCGCAAGGCTATTTTTTTATTCAAGGTGCCTATAATTTAATTACAGGATGTGAAATAACACATTTAAGACATATTTCATTGCAAGGTGGTAATGTAGAATATAATGTGGTTTATGATAATGATTTTAGACAAGAAGTAAGTTTTCATAGTGGAGATAATGGAAATAATTTGATTGAGAACAACAGAATTACCCTACCTAAAGATATGCCTAACTCTAAAGCAGACACTCCCAATGCTCCTTACAATAATAATCAAGAACCTAACTACTATGCAATTATGGGACCTTGGTCTACACAGCATCAAAACTCTAATCATCCAAATTTTGTTTTCAAAAACCAATGTAAAGAAGAGAATCATAATGGTACAACACCTTGGTCAAATCCTTCAATATTGTACAAAGGCCCCAGAAAAGTAAAACCAGCCAATCCTGCTACTAATTTTCCTGCTTTACCTACGAGTCAAACACCAAGTGGGGGAACATTATACCCTGTTATGATTGAGGACTCCAACCCTCAGAATGAAATCCCAATAGTAAGCTTTATTAACCCTAATCAAGATGCTCAATTTGATCCGGGAACAAGTCTAAAGCCGATAGTCAATGCTATCGATACAGATGGAACTATATCAAATGTAAAGTTATATTTAAACAACGAATTAATAAGAGAAGAAAAGTATGCTCCTTATGAATGGGGACATATAAGCGATAGAGATTCTCAGCTAAAAAACCTACAAGAAGGAACATACACTTTAAAAGCTATTGCTACGGATAATGAAGGAGGAGTTCAGGAAGCTATCATAAATATCAAAATTGGCTCTAACTCTACCGCTCCAATCGGACAGCTTATATGGTTAAAATCTATAATAAACAATCGATATGTTGTGGCAGAACAAAAACTACCTAACGCCCCTTTAGAAGCTGACAGAAAAGCTTTAGGGTCTTGGGAAAAATTCACGGTTATTGATGCCGGAAACGATCTTATAGCATTACAATCATTGCCAAACAAAAAATACATTTCAGCAGATAAAATCATTGCAAACACATACCCTTTAGTTGCGGATAAATCTATAATAAATTCCGCTGAAAAATTCGAATGGATTGATCTTGGAGACAACAGAGTAGCACTAAAAGCAAATATTAATGGCAAATATGTGCAATCCAGACAAAATCAAAATGATTCTCCTCTTTACGCAAGAGGTAATGTGATTGCAGGATGGGAAACATTCACTTGGGGTATTACCTCCAAAAAAGAAAATGATCCTTCTACAAATGAATCAATACAGATATATCCGAATCCCGCAAAAGATTATATTAGTGTTGTAGGACTTACTACAGGAGATTATATCTCTATTTATGATTTGAAAGGTAAACTGATACGAACAGTAATTGCTAAAGAAACAGATGAACAATTAGAAGTATCTGAACTATCGAAAGGTATGTATATTGTTTCCATATTTGGAGGTGCTAAATTAAGATTCCTTAAAAAGTAA
- a CDS encoding succinate dehydrogenase/fumarate reductase iron-sulfur subunit translates to MNLTLKIWRQSDAKSQGKIVEYPISGIEGDMSFLEMLDVLNEELITKGDEPVVFDHDCREGICGSCSLQINGEPHGPDRLVTTCQLHMRKFNDGDTIFIEPFRAKAFPVVKDLMVDRSAFDRIQHAGGYISVNTSGNTIDANAIPVNKDNADDAFAAATCIGCGACVAACKNASAMLFTSAKVSQYALLPQGQVEATDRVMAMVNQMDEEGFGNCTNTGACEIECPKGISLENIARMNREYLSASLKG, encoded by the coding sequence ATGAATCTTACATTAAAAATATGGCGTCAGAGTGATGCTAAGTCACAAGGAAAGATAGTAGAATATCCAATATCTGGAATTGAGGGGGACATGTCTTTTTTAGAAATGTTAGACGTGTTAAATGAAGAATTAATTACCAAAGGTGATGAACCGGTAGTTTTTGATCATGATTGTAGAGAAGGAATATGTGGATCTTGTTCTTTACAGATCAATGGAGAGCCTCACGGACCGGATAGGTTAGTAACCACTTGTCAATTACATATGCGTAAGTTTAACGATGGAGATACTATTTTTATAGAGCCATTTAGAGCAAAAGCATTTCCTGTTGTTAAGGATTTGATGGTAGATCGTAGTGCTTTTGATAGAATTCAACACGCAGGTGGGTATATTTCTGTAAATACCTCTGGTAATACAATTGATGCCAATGCGATCCCAGTTAATAAAGATAATGCAGATGATGCGTTTGCTGCGGCAACCTGTATTGGTTGTGGTGCTTGTGTAGCAGCGTGTAAAAATGCTTCTGCAATGTTGTTTACCTCTGCTAAGGTATCTCAATATGCATTATTACCACAAGGACAAGTAGAAGCTACGGATCGGGTGATGGCTATGGTAAATCAAATGGATGAAGAAGGATTTGGTAATTGTACCAATACAGGAGCTTGTGAGATTGAGTGTCCAAAAGGAATTTCTTTAGAAAATATTGCACGTATGAATCGTGAGTATTTAAGTGCTAGTTTGAAAGGGTAA
- a CDS encoding fumarate reductase/succinate dehydrogenase flavoprotein subunit — MSILDSKIPEGPLADKWTKHKNTINLVNPANKRNIDVIVVGTGLAGGSAAATLAELGYNVKTFCYQDSPRRAHSIAAQGGINAAKNYQGDGDSNYRLFYDTVKGGDYRSREANVYRLAEVSGNIIDQCVAQGVPFAREYGGLLDNRSFGGVLVSRTFYAKGQTGQQLLLGAYSAMNRQINRGKIQAFNRHEMLDLVKVDGKARGIIARDLVTGEIERHSAHAVVLATGGYGNVFFLSTNAMGSNVMAAWRAHRRGAFFANPCYTQIHPTCIPVSGDHQSKLTLMSESLRNDGRIWVPKRKEDAEAIRAGKLKPTQLSEEERDYYLERRYPAFGNLVPRDVASRAAKERCDEGFGVNKTGEAVYLDFAAAIQRYGKEKALTSGIHNPTAEQILEFGEKVIEDKYGNLFQMYEKIVDENPYKTPMMIYPAVHYTMGGLWVDYNLQTTVPGCYAAGEANFSDHGANRLGASALMQGLADGYFVLPYTIGDYLSQDIRTGKIPTDTPEFDEAEKHVKDRIEKLMSGSGEHSVDYYHKRLGKIMWNKCGMSRNEKELKEAIDEISALRKDFWKSVKVPGNANGMNQELEKAGRVADFLELGELFAKDALDRNESCGGHFREESVEQDGEQKGEALRDDKNFKYVSAWEYKGEPKDAVLHKEDLVFENIELKTRSYK; from the coding sequence ATGTCAATTTTAGACTCTAAAATACCAGAAGGTCCACTGGCAGATAAGTGGACAAAACATAAAAACACAATTAACCTGGTGAATCCGGCCAACAAGCGTAATATAGATGTTATCGTTGTGGGAACTGGATTGGCAGGAGGAAGTGCTGCTGCTACGCTAGCAGAACTAGGATATAATGTAAAAACATTCTGTTATCAGGATTCTCCTCGTCGTGCGCACTCTATTGCAGCACAAGGAGGAATTAATGCAGCAAAAAATTATCAGGGAGATGGAGATTCTAACTACCGTCTTTTTTATGATACTGTAAAAGGAGGTGATTATCGTTCGAGAGAGGCAAACGTATATAGATTAGCAGAGGTTTCAGGAAATATTATCGATCAGTGTGTTGCTCAAGGAGTACCTTTTGCTCGCGAGTATGGAGGATTACTTGATAATAGATCGTTTGGGGGTGTATTAGTTTCTCGTACTTTTTATGCGAAAGGACAAACCGGTCAGCAGTTATTACTTGGAGCATATTCGGCCATGAATCGTCAGATCAACCGAGGGAAAATACAAGCTTTTAATCGTCATGAGATGTTAGATCTAGTGAAGGTTGATGGAAAAGCTAGAGGAATTATAGCACGTGATTTGGTAACTGGTGAGATAGAACGTCATTCTGCGCATGCTGTAGTATTGGCTACTGGAGGTTATGGAAATGTATTCTTCTTAAGTACGAATGCAATGGGGAGTAATGTAATGGCAGCTTGGAGAGCGCATAGAAGAGGAGCTTTCTTTGCAAACCCTTGCTATACTCAGATTCACCCAACGTGTATTCCGGTATCAGGAGATCATCAGTCTAAATTGACATTGATGTCTGAATCCTTACGAAATGATGGTAGAATTTGGGTTCCAAAAAGAAAAGAAGATGCAGAAGCGATACGTGCGGGTAAATTAAAACCAACACAATTATCCGAGGAGGAAAGAGATTATTACTTAGAGCGACGATATCCTGCATTTGGTAATTTAGTTCCTCGAGATGTAGCATCAAGAGCTGCTAAAGAACGTTGTGATGAAGGTTTTGGAGTAAATAAAACAGGAGAGGCTGTATATCTTGATTTTGCCGCGGCGATACAGCGATACGGTAAAGAAAAAGCATTAACTTCAGGTATTCATAACCCAACAGCAGAACAGATATTAGAATTTGGAGAAAAAGTTATCGAGGACAAATATGGTAACTTATTCCAGATGTATGAGAAGATTGTAGATGAAAATCCATACAAAACACCAATGATGATTTATCCTGCGGTTCATTATACAATGGGTGGTCTTTGGGTAGATTATAATTTACAAACTACGGTTCCAGGATGCTATGCTGCAGGAGAAGCTAATTTCTCTGATCACGGAGCAAATAGACTAGGAGCTTCTGCATTAATGCAAGGTTTAGCTGATGGATACTTCGTATTGCCGTATACAATCGGAGATTATTTGTCTCAGGATATTCGTACTGGGAAAATACCAACAGACACACCAGAGTTTGATGAAGCTGAAAAACACGTAAAGGATAGGATTGAAAAATTAATGAGTGGATCAGGAGAACATTCTGTTGATTATTACCATAAAAGATTAGGTAAGATCATGTGGAACAAATGCGGAATGTCTCGTAATGAAAAGGAATTGAAAGAGGCAATTGATGAAATTTCTGCCTTAAGAAAAGATTTCTGGAAAAGTGTAAAAGTTCCTGGAAATGCTAATGGCATGAATCAGGAATTGGAAAAGGCAGGAAGAGTTGCAGATTTCCTTGAGTTAGGAGAGCTATTTGCAAAAGATGCTTTGGATCGAAACGAATCTTGTGGAGGACACTTTAGAGAAGAATCTGTTGAACAAGATGGGGAACAGAAAGGAGAAGCACTAAGAGATGATAAAAACTTTAAATATGTTTCTGCTTGGGAATATAAAGGAGAGCCTAAAGATGCTGTACTTCATAAGGAAGATTTAGTATTTGAAAACATTGAATTAAAAACACGTTCTTATAAATAA
- a CDS encoding succinate dehydrogenase cytochrome b subunit, with product MSGLIKSSIARKVAMALSGLFLVFFLLQHFTINFTSVFSPDTFNELSHFMGTNPVVQFALQPVLIFGVVFHFIMGFVLEIKNRNARAVKYAKYNGGAGASWMSRNMILSGLVILAFLGLHFYDFWIPEIVHKYIEFAPEDPSRYYHELTEKFVSPVRTGLYVLSFVFLALHLWHGFASSFQSVGFNNKFSVGATKFAKVFAIVIPLGFIIISLVLHFNHNH from the coding sequence ATGAGTGGATTGATAAAATCTTCAATAGCTAGAAAGGTTGCGATGGCACTTTCGGGACTTTTCTTAGTATTTTTCTTATTACAGCATTTTACCATCAATTTTACTTCTGTTTTTAGCCCTGATACTTTTAACGAATTATCGCATTTTATGGGTACAAATCCGGTAGTTCAGTTTGCATTGCAACCAGTACTGATTTTTGGAGTAGTTTTCCATTTTATTATGGGATTTGTTTTGGAAATAAAAAACAGAAACGCAAGAGCAGTTAAATATGCTAAATATAACGGAGGGGCAGGTGCTTCCTGGATGTCCAGAAACATGATTCTTTCTGGATTGGTGATTTTAGCATTTTTAGGATTACATTTTTATGATTTCTGGATTCCGGAAATAGTACATAAATATATAGAGTTCGCACCAGAAGACCCATCGCGTTACTATCACGAATTGACGGAGAAATTTGTAAGTCCGGTACGTACTGGATTATATGTATTGTCTTTTGTTTTCTTAGCATTGCACCTGTGGCATGGATTTGCATCATCGTTTCAATCTGTTGGTTTCAACAATAAATTTTCTGTTGGAGCGACTAAGTTTGCTAAGGTGTTTGCTATTGTAATTCCTTTAGGATTTATAATTATATCCTTAGTACTTCATTTTAATCATAATCATTAA